One window from the genome of Ciconia boyciana chromosome 8, ASM3463844v1, whole genome shotgun sequence encodes:
- the CH25H gene encoding cholesterol 25-hydroxylase, protein MNCSLPDRVLLSYAMDGQQDRLYLQSLWDFVTAKEPLIQSPFFPVLFSFTAYMTFCLPYIALDFLSTRLPNLRKYKIQPQNYPTLGMMVPCIIQSAYHHVVLIFPVTFLHWYWRPMNLPVIAPELPEVLLEVGVCLLLFDFEYFLWHLLHHKVPWLYKTFHKVHHKHVSTFALTTQYSSVWELLSLGFFAAINPVLLGCHPLTEMIFFLVNIWLSVEDHSGYDLPWSTHRLVPFGLYGGAPHHDLHHLKFKSNYAPYFTHWDKFFGTFTESHSN, encoded by the coding sequence ATGAACTGCAGCCTGCCAGACAGAGTGCTGCTCAGCTATGCGATGGATGGACAGCAGGACAGGTTGTACCTTCAGTCTCTTTGGGACTTTGTCACAGCAAAGGAGCCATTGATCCAGTCACCgttttttccagtgctgttttcttttacagcatACATGACTTTCTGTCTTCCATATATTGCACTGGACTTTTTAAGCACTAGACTACCAAActtgagaaaatacaaaatccaGCCGCAGAACTATCCAACTCTTGGGATGATGGTGCCTTGCATTATTCAAAGTGCGTATCACCACGTTGTTTTGATCTTTCCGGTGACGTTTCTCCACTGGTACTGGAGACCAATGAATCTACCAGTGATAGCTCCAGAGCTGCCTGAGGTCCTGCTGGAAGTAGGAGTTTGCCTGCTTCTGTTTGATTTTGAGTACTTCCTCTGGCATTTGCTTCATCACAAGGTGCCTTGGCTCTACAAGACCTTCCACAAGGTGCATCACAAGCATGTGTCAACGTTTGCTCTTACTACACAGTATTCCAGTGTATGGGAATTGCTCTCACTGGGATTTTTTGCTGCTATCAACCCAGTGCTCCTCGGATGCCATCCTTTGACAGAAatgattttcttccttgtaaaCATTTGGTTGTCAGTGGAGGACCATTCAGGATACGACCTTCCGTGGTCAACTCACCGACTTGTGCCTTTTGGTTTGTACGGAGGAGCACCACATCATGATCTCCATCATCTGAAATTCAAATCAAACTATGCTCCTTACTTCACCCACTGGGACAAATTCTTTGGGACATTCACAGAGTCGCATTCTAATTAA